The genomic region ACCATCAACAACGCCAAGCAACGCCTCGGCACCCTCAAGTACCTGATCCGCGAGGCCGACACCCAGAAGGCCATCGCCGGCAGCCGGTGGGCCGGATACCAGGCCATCACCGAGTACCTCGACCACTACCAGCCCGCCAAGAACGACATCGTCCGCGCCAACCGGGTGCTCACCGGCAACGTCGGCGAACTCAAGGTAGCCGCGTTCGACCTGCTGAAGGTCTGACCGCACACCCAATGTCGCGGGGCAGCGGTCACCGATCCGCTGCCCCGCCCCGGACCTGGCGACCCGATCGCCGGTCTCGTTCGACACCCCCGCACCGGCCTGCACCCCTATCGCACCCGCCGCCCGCTCCCGGTCGGCCGCGCGTCCGCGCGAACACCGACCCTTTCGTGTTTTCTCCGGAAGGCAACCACATGACCAAGTTCATCGTCGGCGTCATCACCGTCGTCATCGTCTTCTGCTTCGGCCTGCCCATGCTGCTGCTGTCGTCGGTCATCGGCGGCTCCGATGCGTGCGGCATCGTCGCCGCGCCCGGCGTGCGCCCCTCCGACCAGCCGCCCGACGGCGGCACCTGGGACCGCGGTCAGCTCGAAATCGCCGCAACCATCATCGACGTCGGCGTCTCGAAAAGCGTTCCCCGGTGGGGCTGGGTCATCGGCGTCGCCACCGCCATGCAGGAGTCCGGCCTGCGCAACCTGCCATTCCTCGGCAGCCGCAACGACCACGACTCGATCGGGGTGTTCCAGCAGCGCCCGAGCCAGGGCTGGGGCACCGTCGCCCAGCTGTCCAAGCCCGCCTACCAGGCAGGCAGGTTCTTCGACAAACTCCTAACCGTCCCCGGCTGGCAGACGATGCCGCTCACTCAGGCCGCCCAAACGGTCCAGGTCTCGGCCTTCCCCCACGCCTACGCCACGTGGACCGACGACGCACTGCACCTGGTGGAGCATCTCACCAACACCCTCACGGACTGCACCACCGACGCACTCGCCGCCCTGCCGGCCGGGTTCGCGCTACCCGCCAACACCCCACCCGCCGCGGCGACCGCCGTCTTCTGGGCCCTGAACCAGCTCGGCACGCCCTACCACTTCGGCGGATCATGCACCGACCCGCACGCCGGCAACCCCGACACGCAATGCGACTGCTCATCGCTAATGCAGTCGGCCTACCGGACAGCCGGCATCTCCATCCCGCGCACCACCACCGAACAGGTCAACGCCGGCAAACCCGTGGCCGGGCCAGCGCGCCTGCTGCCCGGCGACCTCATCCTCATTCCCGGCAGCAAAGGCACCATGGCCCACCCACGGCACGTCGGCATGTACCTCGGCGAAGGACTCATCATCCACGCCCCACAGACCGGCGACGTTGTCAAGATCACCCAACTGAGCAGCTGGCTCCACCAGATCGCAACGATTCGCCGCATCGCGGATCCGTGAGCCCCATGCAGGTTCTCAACCTCGATGACGCCTTCTCCAGATCGTGTCGCCGTCGAGGGCCTGTCCGGACCTTTGTGAGGCCGTGATCGCCTTCTGGGTGTCCGCTGCCCGGCTGGCGCCCCGACGAGCCACACCGAACCACGCCTACAACCGACCACAATGAGCGGCTGGCCAACGAACGAGGGAGTCGCCAACGTCCCGTCGACTACGCTCCGTAATGGTGCGTGACCCGAGTGCGTCCGGAGTAGCCGAAGAGAGGGTGCCAAATGGCCAATCTCTGGAAGCATCGACAGCCTCATCCGCTTCATCGCGCAAGCCCCAGCGAACCGGCCAATCGCGCCTCAGCTCGGCCTGACTGACGGCGCCAGAATCCCCCGACGACCCCTCGCACGGTTGATCAATACGGTGGCAGCTGCCGCCGATACCCACACGGTCAGCCGCACCGGCTGAGCCATCAGGCTTTCCGGCGGCGGAGGCAGTACCACCATCTGCAGTGCGGCGCCGGCAGGCACCAGTAGGGCCGCGAGTGTCCCGGCCAAACCGGGTCGCCGGATCAACGCGCCGGCAACCCCGAGCGCAGGGCCGAGCACCACGCTGCCGATCAGCCAGTACCGGGTCGCCATGCCCCACCATGCGCCGCCGTCGAAGAGCACGTCCATGCCGTAGTAGGCGGTGGTGGCGAACACCAACGCGAGGCCCCCGGCTGCCGCGCCGCGCAGCAACCCCGCAGCAGGTCGTGCGTGCCGGCTCACCAGCCAGCCCACCAGCACAGCCGTCGCGGCCCACGCCCATCCGGCGTCGAGAACCAGGCTGGCGAACTCTGCGACCTGCGACCAGCCACCACGTTCAGCGCGCGCAGTGCCGACTTCGCCAAGCCAGACCGGCACATGGTTCACGACCGAGTCGACGGCACCCAACGCCATCCCTACGACCGGTCCAGCCGCAACCCACCCCACGCCATCACGCCCCCGCATCATGGCAATCATTGTGCCGGGCTCGCTCATGACTGACTGGCCCGAGGTTGACGGCCGAAACGAGACGAGCACCTTACGCTCCGCCGTGCTCACATATCACCACGAGCGCCTGTTCCAGCAGTGACGGCCACCGCAGACGGCACCGCAATAACGGGCATCCGAAAGAGGATCGCCGGCAGTCCACAAGCCGGTCTACCGCCACGGTCACATGCACGGCTTGATCGGGTGAGCACATCTGCCGCAATCCGCGCGTCACGTAGCATAACGGTGGCGCCTGCCGCTCGCCGACCGGAACTGCCGAGTTGAGTGCGTCGCTGAAGCGGATTTCTCTGCTCTTCAGCGGTTCTGTTGTTCCCAGCCTGGCAGGGACGGACGATTCAGAGCCTCTCGATCGCGAGCCCGGTTGCGCAGAGCAGGTCTTCGCCGCGCATTGGGCCGACAAGTTGCAGGCTAGCGGGCACGGCTAAACCAGGTGACGGTATCGGCATGGAGATGGCAGGGACGCCCGCGAGATTGAACGGCGCGGTCAGCTGGGTGAGTGGGAAGCCCGCGAAATCCGTCAACAGCGGTGGGGTCGCGACCAGCGTCGGTAGCGCCAGAACGTCGACCTCGCCAAGTGCCGCGGCCACCTCTGCCTGCCACGCCGCGCGGGCGGACATGGCCTCGGCCAACCGTTGCGCGGTGACGGCGCGGCCGGCGTGCAGGCCGCCGTTGACGAACGCGCCAACTCCGTCGGCGTCAAGCAGCGCATGGTGCGCCCTCCACAGCTCGCCGAGGATGATTGTGTCGAGGGTGTCGTAGGTCTGGTCCCACCCGCGCAGCCGCACCTCGCGGACGGTGAGTCCAGCTGCGTGTAGTGCGGCGTCGATTACCTCTTCGACCGCAGCATCGACGCCGTCTATCCGCAGCCGACCGACCAGACGAGCGGGACGCGACGCGACCGTCCAGTCCGGCTCGAGCAAACGCATCCCGGTGACGACGCCCGCCACGTCGCGGGCAAGTGGGCCGATAGTGTCCAGACTGGGCGCCAACGGCCAAACACCCCCGGTCGGCACTCGTCCCCAGGTCGTCTTCAATCCCACGATCGCGCAACACGCGGCGGGGATGCGGACCGAGCCGCCGGTGTCGGAGCCCAACCCGATGTCCGCTTCACCGTTGGCGACCGCCACCGCGCTGCCGCTGGATGAACCACCCGGGATGCGATCGGGCGCCACGGGGTTGACCGGGGTGCCGAATGTCGTGTTGTCGCCCACCGGGCTGACGCACAGCTCGGTCAGTGTCGTTTTACCGACGATGTAAGCGCCAGCCGAGCGCACACCGGCGAGGCACCGCGCATCGGACGTGGCGGGGACCGCCCGATCACGTACCGCCACGCACCCGGCAGTCGTGATCACCCCGACCATGTCGATGGCGTCCTTGACTGCGACGCGGATGAGCCCGTCGGGTCTGGCGGCGGGCGGATCAAAGCGGGTTATCCAGATCGACATCCGGCGAACATACGGCGCACCAACGATCGGCCACCAAGCATTTAGCGGACCGAAAATCTACGAACGCCCTTCGGGCGAAAGCGTCCGCTTCTGCCGCAATCCGCGCGTCACGTAGCATAACGGTGGCGCCTGCCGCTCGCCGACCGGAACTGCCGAATTGAGTGCACGCAACAGCCCGCCTCACGACACGCCCGCCTCGCCGGTCGGCACCTACGTCAGCCCGCTGGGCGACACCAGCCGGGCCGCTTGCTAGGGGGTCGTGAATATGGTGACGTACTCGGTGAAGCCGAGCAGGTGGGCTCGTCCCGAGTACCCGATCAACCGAAACGGCGGCCGGGAACAAGTCCCGGGCCGCCGCTTGTGGTTCATGCCTGGAAGTAGTGCCCCTCGTCCAGGTCGGCGATCAGGCCGGGGTGGGCCGGGGTCCAGCCGAGCAGTTCGCGGGTGATCGCGGCCGACGCCGGGTTGTCCATCTGCGCGAACGACCCGAGGAAGCCGAAGTAGTCGCCCGCCTCCTCGGGGCTGATGCTCCGGACCGGGATGCCCAGGTTGCGGCCGACGGCGGCGGCGATCTCGGCGAACGGGACGCCCTCGTCGGCGACTGCGTGCAGGCGCGAGCCGGCCGGCGCCTTCTCGAGGGCGAGCCGGTAGAGGTCGGCCGCGTCGAGCGTGTGCACGGCCGGCCACCGGTTGGTGCCCTCGCCGACGTATGCGGCGTACCCGTTCTGTCGGGCGGTGGCGATGATGGCTGTGATGAAGCCGTAGTGGTCGAGCGAGCTGTGCACCGTGGGCGTGAGCCGGACGATCGAGGAGCGCACGCCGCGCGAGGCGAGGTCGGCCACGAAGTTTTCCGCGTCGATCCGGTAGCCGGCCGGGAACACGTCCCGTTCGGTGCCAGGGCGGCCGACGACGCCGCCCATCGCGAGCATGGCCGTCCCGCTCGTGCCGACCAATGGCTTGCCGGAGCCGTCCAGGCCGTCGGCCAGTGCCTTGAGGGCCACTAGGTCGGCCTCAGCAGCGCCGGCCATGTCGCCGGTCAGCATGAGGTCGTGGCGGAACGCGAGGTGGATCACGCCGTCGGAGGCGGCCGCCTCCTCGCGCAGCACGTCGAGGTCGGACAAGTCGCCGCGGCGCACCTGGGCGCCGAGCTTCTCGATCGCGGCGGCCGACGCGTCGGAGCGGGCCAGGCCGACGACCTGGTGCCCGGCGGAGAGCAGTTCCGGCAGGACCGCGGAGCCGAGGTGGCCGGAGGCGCCGGTGACGAATACGCGCATCGTGGTTCCTTCCAAGGACCGATGTCATCTTGTGTCATCACCGTACACCCTGATGTCACCACGCGACATGCCTCCCCGAGGAAGATGTCGCCGTGTGACATCGGATATCATCGCCGGCATGGCCCGTTGGCAACCGGACGCGCGCGGCCGCTTGGAGGCGGCCGCCTTGGAGCTGTTCCGCGAGCGCGGCTTCGAGCAGACCACCGTCACCGACATTGCGGCCCGCGCCGGCCTCGACAAACGCACGTTCTACCGGCTCTTTGGCGACAAGCGCGAGGCGCTCTTCAGCGGCGGCAAGCTGCTGGAGGAGGTCCTGGTCAAGACGGTCGCCGAGACGGACGCCGCCCCTTTCGAGACCGTTATCGCCGCCTTCCACCGGGTGGCGGACGAGATCTTCGCCGACCGCCTCGACCTGGTTCGGGTGCGCCAGTCCATCATCGAGGGCAGCCCCGAGCTACAGGAGCGCGAGCTGCGCAAGACGGGCTCGCTGGCGGCGGCGGTCGCCGCCGCCCTGATTGCCAAGGGCGTCGGCGAGACCACGGCCACCCTGGCCACCGAGTCGGGCGTCACGGTCTTCCGGGTGGCGTTCGCCCGCTGGGTCGCGCCCGGCAGCGGCGCCTCCCTTACCGACCTGATCGCCGAAACGGCCGCCGAGCTGCGCGCGGTCACGTCGGCCCCAGAACTACACCCGGATCGCTGTCAGTACTGAACGGTGCAGTACCGGTGGGCCGCTGGTGGGCCGTAGAAGCTCATCCCCGACGGGCAGACCGTGAAGTCGGCAGGCGTCCCATCCGGCGAGCTTCTGGCCAGGCAGCGGGCGGTGCGCCGTCTGTCACCGTCACCTCCGCACTGGCCCCGACCACGCCGGCCGTGTCACGCCATCACCGAGTGGGACACGATGCCGCGATAGCGAATATCCGGACTGGCGCGGCGCGCCGGAGGAGGACGCTTCGTCCCTCGAAGAGACTTGCTGCCCGCCCTTGACGGAGACCAGCGCCCGGACCCGCGCATCCTGATTCGCCGCCGTCCGTGCGCGCAGGTAGGCGACGAGCCGTCACGCTCGGTGTTCGGCGTCCCGTGGTGCCCGGCATCCTGAACTGCCGAAGAGCGGATGCCGTACAGCTACAGGTGCCCAGTGTCGTTGAAGCTGACCAAGGTCGGGGGTCGATCGGGTTCCCACTGCACGATGGTGATTGCGCAGTTGGCCTGGTTGAGGCCGATCCAACGCCACGCCGGGCCATCAAGCATGTGGCGAACGAACCAGCCGATCACGAAGTTGTGTGTGATCAGCAGTTCGTACCGGTCCTCCTCGCCGGTAACACCGAAGTGTTCGACAGCGGCCTGCAGGGCCACGGCGTCCTCGTCGCGCTCGTCGTCGGGCACGCCGTCAAGCCAGGCATGCCACCGGTCCGGGTACCGGGCACGTTGTCCGGCGGAGGGCACCGGCGTTCGGTCGGCCACGAAGTCGCAGTCATGTCTCGGCACCTGCGGGAGGTGGGCGACGACGACGTCGGCGGTCTGGGCCGCCCGGGCCAGAGGGCTGTGGTGGATGGCCGCAAAAGGCACCCTACGCAGCCGTCGGCCCAGCCGGTCCGCCTGCTCGAGACCGAGCTGCGAGAGACCTCCGTCGGGGGCGTGATCGGAGGCCCGATCCTGTTCGCCATGGCGGATGAGGTACAGCTGTGTACGAGCCATTGACGCGCCCCTCCGGGTCTCTGTTCGGCGATGAGCACGATAGATCACGGAAGTATGGACGACTCCGGGCGCACCGAGGTCAGGGGCACTCTTCTAGCCGCCGAGCGGGCGGCGTTGCCTGCGGTGCCCCGTCAGTAGTGACTGAAGACCTGGCGAACCGTGATGCCGAGCACGGTCGACACCTGCGCTGCCTCATCGGGCGTCAACCGGCCGCGGCCTGGATCGCGAACCTGAAGTTCGAATCGCGCAAAGGCGGCCGGCCAGTGGTACTCCAGGTCGTTGAGCGAGACGGTGGCGCTGCAGCATGGTGTCACCATGTCCAATGTTGCGAAGCGAGTGGCATAGGTATCGTCCATGCTCTCCTGCCACCAGTCGGCATCCAGCAGAGCCTTGCAGACCGGGCAGCCGACTACCTCGAAGTTGGCGCCCTGGTCGATGAACGTAACTTCGGTGTACCGGCAGGCGACAAGCTCTCCCGCGCCCGGACACATCGCCGAGACGACTTCGACCGCAGCATGCGCGGCATTCTGCGCCGGCACCCAGTCCGGCACCGTCGGCACGACACGAAGGAGACTCTCGC from Micromonospora sp. WMMD812 harbors:
- a CDS encoding C40 family peptidase; this encodes MTKFIVGVITVVIVFCFGLPMLLLSSVIGGSDACGIVAAPGVRPSDQPPDGGTWDRGQLEIAATIIDVGVSKSVPRWGWVIGVATAMQESGLRNLPFLGSRNDHDSIGVFQQRPSQGWGTVAQLSKPAYQAGRFFDKLLTVPGWQTMPLTQAAQTVQVSAFPHAYATWTDDALHLVEHLTNTLTDCTTDALAALPAGFALPANTPPAAATAVFWALNQLGTPYHFGGSCTDPHAGNPDTQCDCSSLMQSAYRTAGISIPRTTTEQVNAGKPVAGPARLLPGDLILIPGSKGTMAHPRHVGMYLGEGLIIHAPQTGDVVKITQLSSWLHQIATIRRIADP
- a CDS encoding amidase, with product MSIWITRFDPPAARPDGLIRVAVKDAIDMVGVITTAGCVAVRDRAVPATSDARCLAGVRSAGAYIVGKTTLTELCVSPVGDNTTFGTPVNPVAPDRIPGGSSSGSAVAVANGEADIGLGSDTGGSVRIPAACCAIVGLKTTWGRVPTGGVWPLAPSLDTIGPLARDVAGVVTGMRLLEPDWTVASRPARLVGRLRIDGVDAAVEEVIDAALHAAGLTVREVRLRGWDQTYDTLDTIILGELWRAHHALLDADGVGAFVNGGLHAGRAVTAQRLAEAMSARAAWQAEVAAALGEVDVLALPTLVATPPLLTDFAGFPLTQLTAPFNLAGVPAISMPIPSPGLAVPASLQLVGPMRGEDLLCATGLAIERL
- a CDS encoding SDR family oxidoreductase, giving the protein MRVFVTGASGHLGSAVLPELLSAGHQVVGLARSDASAAAIEKLGAQVRRGDLSDLDVLREEAAASDGVIHLAFRHDLMLTGDMAGAAEADLVALKALADGLDGSGKPLVGTSGTAMLAMGGVVGRPGTERDVFPAGYRIDAENFVADLASRGVRSSIVRLTPTVHSSLDHYGFITAIIATARQNGYAAYVGEGTNRWPAVHTLDAADLYRLALEKAPAGSRLHAVADEGVPFAEIAAAVGRNLGIPVRSISPEEAGDYFGFLGSFAQMDNPASAAITRELLGWTPAHPGLIADLDEGHYFQA
- a CDS encoding TetR family transcriptional regulator; translation: MARWQPDARGRLEAAALELFRERGFEQTTVTDIAARAGLDKRTFYRLFGDKREALFSGGKLLEEVLVKTVAETDAAPFETVIAAFHRVADEIFADRLDLVRVRQSIIEGSPELQERELRKTGSLAAAVAAALIAKGVGETTATLATESGVTVFRVAFARWVAPGSGASLTDLIAETAAELRAVTSAPELHPDRCQY
- a CDS encoding histidine phosphatase family protein, translated to MARTQLYLIRHGEQDRASDHAPDGGLSQLGLEQADRLGRRLRRVPFAAIHHSPLARAAQTADVVVAHLPQVPRHDCDFVADRTPVPSAGQRARYPDRWHAWLDGVPDDERDEDAVALQAAVEHFGVTGEEDRYELLITHNFVIGWFVRHMLDGPAWRWIGLNQANCAITIVQWEPDRPPTLVSFNDTGHL